In a single window of the Arthrobacter zhangbolii genome:
- a CDS encoding DoxX family protein → MNRKSLSAVAMAALLTTSAVNHFRNPRFYNAVVPRSISTDTDGKYGVMTRRQWTHVSGVLEFAAAAALLLPATRRTAATGTAAMYVAFIAGHISALQRSFGPRGGDREKLIHSLRLPLQLPLILWAWSLRK, encoded by the coding sequence ATGAACCGCAAGAGCCTCTCGGCTGTGGCGATGGCTGCCCTGCTGACTACCAGCGCCGTAAACCACTTCCGTAACCCCCGTTTCTACAATGCCGTGGTGCCCCGGAGCATCAGCACCGACACCGACGGCAAATACGGTGTGATGACCCGGCGGCAGTGGACCCATGTCAGCGGTGTCCTGGAGTTCGCGGCGGCGGCCGCCCTGCTGCTGCCGGCAACCCGGCGCACGGCGGCCACCGGTACGGCTGCCATGTATGTTGCTTTTATCGCCGGCCATATCAGTGCCCTGCAGCGGTCCTTCGGACCGCGCGGCGGGGATCGGGAGAAGCTGATTCACAGCCTGCGCCTGCCGTTGCAGCTTCCGCTGATCCTCTGGGCCTGGAGCCTGCGGAAGTAA
- a CDS encoding 1-phosphofructokinase family hexose kinase encodes MIITLTANPSLDRTVGLPGALVRGAVQRASASEEESGGKGVNVARALTVSGVRAVAVLPGADADPVMGGLRKTGVEYVNLPIEAPLRSNITLTEPDGTTTKVNAPGPPLNPVEQEALIALLVGACAVKDGSGSPAWVVLAGSLPPGVPPDFYAVTASAVRDRLGPEAPRIALDSSGPPLTGALLHGAGPDLVKPNAEELAEATGFSSEAALEEDPLLAVRAAHMLLERGVGAVLATLGAKGALLVTAEGSWLASRPPVQARSTVGAGDSALAGYLLAEVAGLSPSDCLRQAVAHGAAAASLPGTRLPALADTDPAAVTVTALNGPGGPAASGTSTASPSKEER; translated from the coding sequence ATGATCATCACGCTCACCGCCAATCCCAGCCTGGACCGGACCGTCGGGCTTCCGGGTGCACTGGTAAGGGGCGCCGTACAGCGGGCTTCCGCCTCAGAGGAGGAATCCGGCGGCAAAGGGGTCAATGTTGCGCGTGCCCTGACGGTGTCCGGGGTAAGGGCGGTCGCCGTTCTCCCGGGAGCGGACGCGGACCCGGTCATGGGCGGCCTGCGGAAAACCGGCGTGGAGTACGTCAACCTGCCGATTGAGGCACCGCTGAGGAGCAACATCACCCTCACGGAACCGGACGGAACCACCACCAAGGTCAACGCCCCCGGACCTCCCCTGAACCCGGTGGAGCAGGAAGCCCTGATTGCCCTGCTGGTGGGGGCCTGCGCTGTGAAGGACGGCAGTGGCAGCCCTGCCTGGGTGGTTTTGGCCGGCTCTCTGCCGCCCGGCGTGCCACCGGACTTCTACGCAGTGACCGCCTCGGCAGTACGGGACCGGCTGGGGCCGGAGGCCCCGCGGATTGCCCTGGATTCCTCCGGCCCGCCCCTGACCGGTGCACTGCTGCACGGTGCGGGACCGGATCTGGTGAAGCCCAATGCCGAGGAACTCGCCGAAGCCACCGGGTTCTCATCGGAAGCGGCACTCGAGGAAGACCCGCTGCTGGCCGTCCGTGCTGCCCACATGCTGCTCGAGCGCGGCGTCGGGGCCGTCCTTGCAACGCTGGGCGCGAAGGGGGCGCTGCTCGTCACCGCGGAGGGAAGCTGGCTCGCCTCCCGCCCTCCGGTCCAGGCCCGGTCAACGGTGGGGGCCGGTGACTCAGCATTGGCGGGGTACCTCCTGGCGGAAGTCGCAGGACTTTCCCCGTCCGATTGCCTGCGGCAGGCCGTGGCGCACGGTGCCGCAGCGGCCTCACTGCCCGGAACCCGGCTTCCTGCCCTCGCGGACACCGACCCCGCGGCCGTGACCGTC
- a CDS encoding metallophosphoesterase family protein: MSTKLLLLADTHLPKRAKALPEEVWSEIDAADIVVHAGDWVSEELLDQLAERSRKLVACYGNNDGAGLRARLPLVGRALVEEVRLAVVHETGPAPGREERMDKQFPDTDLLVFGHSHIPWDSVTPAGMRLLNPGSPTDRRRQPFCTYLRLEISGSALTPELRRLPLREVRRR; encoded by the coding sequence ATGTCCACTAAGCTCCTGCTCCTCGCTGACACGCATCTGCCCAAGCGGGCCAAGGCCCTTCCGGAGGAAGTCTGGTCAGAAATAGACGCCGCGGACATTGTGGTCCATGCCGGTGACTGGGTAAGCGAGGAGCTGCTCGACCAGTTGGCGGAACGCTCACGGAAGCTGGTGGCCTGCTACGGCAACAACGACGGCGCCGGCCTGCGCGCCCGCCTGCCCCTGGTGGGGCGGGCCCTGGTTGAGGAGGTGCGGCTGGCCGTCGTGCATGAAACCGGGCCGGCGCCCGGGCGGGAAGAACGCATGGATAAGCAGTTTCCGGACACCGACCTGCTGGTTTTTGGACACAGCCACATCCCCTGGGATTCAGTCACGCCGGCCGGTATGCGCCTGCTGAATCCCGGCTCGCCCACGGACCGCCGCCGGCAGCCGTTCTGCACCTACCTGCGACTGGAAATCAGCGGAAGCGCCCTCACGCCCGAGCTGCGGCGGCTTCCGCTGCGGGAGGTCCGGCGGCGCTAG
- a CDS encoding DUF445 domain-containing protein: MSAVAAPTDEERALALRRMKMLATGLLIALAVIFLFAFALQERYPWLAYVRAAAEGGMVGALADWFAVTALFKHPMGIKIPHTAIIPEKKDQIGASLGQFVEQNFLSEEIIRTKLDSMQVARKAGTWLARPEGAERVATEGAAAIRGALRVLDDDAVRDVLESMFRRHVVDPQWGPPAGRMAQRVFEEGHHHQLVNLIVDSLADWVLANPEVISRLVAERSPSWVPSFLDDLVGERVQVQAERFLLDVQENPNHQLRVALDNYLTGVARDLQEDPKTMAKADAVKEQVLDDPRVRELMTQTWTTIKNALMTAAEDPESELTRNFTSAVQDFGTRLVNDPELAAKVNGYVADAAGYLVRTYRSDIAGVITETVERWDAQETSEKIELQVGKDLQFIRINGTVVGSLAGLAIFTVASAVFG, from the coding sequence GTGAGCGCCGTCGCAGCCCCCACCGACGAGGAGCGCGCCCTCGCCCTGCGCCGCATGAAAATGCTGGCGACAGGGTTGCTGATTGCCCTGGCGGTGATTTTCCTTTTTGCCTTCGCCCTGCAGGAGCGGTATCCGTGGCTGGCGTACGTCCGGGCCGCTGCCGAAGGCGGCATGGTGGGCGCCCTTGCTGACTGGTTCGCCGTGACCGCGCTGTTCAAGCATCCGATGGGCATCAAGATCCCGCATACGGCCATCATCCCGGAAAAGAAGGACCAGATCGGCGCCTCCCTGGGCCAGTTCGTGGAACAGAACTTCCTGTCCGAGGAGATCATCCGGACCAAACTTGACTCCATGCAGGTGGCCCGGAAGGCAGGCACCTGGCTGGCCCGGCCCGAGGGCGCCGAACGGGTGGCTACCGAAGGCGCAGCCGCCATCCGCGGTGCACTGCGCGTACTGGATGACGACGCCGTCCGCGACGTCCTCGAATCGATGTTCCGCCGGCATGTGGTGGATCCCCAGTGGGGCCCGCCGGCCGGGCGGATGGCCCAGCGGGTCTTTGAAGAGGGCCACCACCACCAGCTGGTGAACCTGATCGTGGACAGCCTTGCCGACTGGGTGCTGGCGAACCCCGAAGTGATCAGCCGGCTGGTAGCCGAACGTTCGCCGTCGTGGGTCCCCTCGTTCCTGGATGACCTGGTGGGCGAACGGGTGCAGGTCCAGGCCGAGCGGTTCCTGCTCGATGTCCAGGAGAATCCGAACCACCAGCTCCGTGTGGCGCTGGATAACTACCTCACCGGGGTGGCCAGGGACCTGCAGGAAGACCCCAAAACCATGGCCAAGGCCGACGCCGTGAAGGAGCAGGTCCTCGACGATCCCCGGGTCCGCGAACTGATGACGCAGACGTGGACCACCATCAAGAACGCACTGATGACTGCTGCGGAGGACCCGGAGAGCGAACTGACCCGGAACTTTACCTCTGCTGTGCAGGACTTCGGTACGCGCCTGGTCAATGATCCGGAGCTTGCGGCGAAGGTGAACGGTTACGTTGCGGACGCTGCCGGCTATCTGGTCCGCACCTACCGCAGCGACATCGCCGGTGTGATCACCGAAACGGTGGAACGCTGGGATGCGCAGGAAACCTCGGAGAAGATTGAACTGCAGGTCGGCAAGGACCTGCAGTTCATCCGGATCAACGGCACCGTGGTGGGTTCCCTGGCCGGTCTGGCCATTTTCACGGTCGCCTCCGCCGTTTTCGGCTAG
- a CDS encoding alpha/beta hydrolase, translating into MENVTWSAPADRRRGRELVVLLHGYGSGEEAMEPLFAALPESAVGAAVRGGLEVGGGSGWFLLDPLLTSDSSEVLEAALKLLSQLDRLRSEYAFSGVSLAGFSQGMAMAGTLLRLRPQEFRAVVGLSGFIAPNPLLAASEPLPVRVPFFWGRDRQDWVINADAVNHTQDWLEENTALTARTYPGMGHSIGAREIADIGIFLRRFAGSDTPSGKSPRAR; encoded by the coding sequence ATGGAAAACGTGACATGGTCCGCACCGGCGGACCGGCGCCGGGGGCGGGAGCTGGTTGTCCTGCTGCACGGCTATGGATCCGGGGAAGAGGCCATGGAACCGTTGTTCGCGGCGCTGCCGGAGTCAGCCGTGGGTGCTGCCGTCCGCGGCGGGCTGGAGGTGGGCGGCGGCAGCGGGTGGTTCCTGCTTGACCCGCTGCTTACTTCGGATTCCTCGGAGGTGCTGGAAGCTGCCCTGAAACTCCTTTCCCAGCTTGACCGCCTGCGCAGCGAATATGCCTTCAGCGGGGTGTCGCTGGCAGGTTTCTCGCAGGGAATGGCCATGGCCGGCACCCTGCTCAGGCTGCGGCCCCAGGAGTTCCGCGCCGTCGTCGGCCTGTCCGGTTTCATTGCCCCAAACCCGCTCCTGGCAGCCAGTGAACCGCTGCCGGTGCGGGTGCCTTTTTTCTGGGGGCGGGACCGGCAGGACTGGGTCATCAATGCCGATGCCGTAAACCATACGCAGGACTGGCTGGAGGAAAACACGGCACTGACTGCACGGACGTATCCAGGCATGGGACATTCCATCGGGGCACGGGAAATAGCCGATATCGGTATTTTCCTTCGCCGCTTTGCCGGTTCCGACACGCCGTCGGGAAAATCGCCACGCGCGCGGTAA
- a CDS encoding GlsB/YeaQ/YmgE family stress response membrane protein — protein sequence MGIIAFLILGLIAGAIAKLILPGRQGGGWLATLVLGVIGALLGSWLGSLVMGDGGELFSLTSLWTWVLAIVGSIIVLLIYGFVTRKSGSRA from the coding sequence ATGGGTATCATTGCGTTCCTTATTCTGGGTCTCATCGCAGGTGCAATTGCAAAGCTGATCCTTCCGGGTCGTCAGGGCGGCGGCTGGCTCGCCACTCTGGTCCTCGGTGTTATTGGCGCTCTGCTCGGTAGCTGGCTCGGCAGCCTGGTCATGGGAGACGGCGGCGAGCTCTTCAGCCTGACGTCGCTCTGGACCTGGGTCCTGGCCATCGTAGGCTCGATCATCGTTCTGCTGATCTACGGCTTCGTTACCCGCAAGAGCGGCAGCCGCGCCTAA
- a CDS encoding glycoside hydrolase family 15 protein, with protein sequence MPCPIEDYALVSDLHTGALISRTGSMDWLCLPRFDSPSVFGALLGTSEHGRWLLAPSDPAATVTHRGYLESTFVLRTHWQAPGGAVRVTDYMPVGDRRASLVRRIEGISGTVAMRQELKIRFGYGTVMPWVFRGTDSGGEHLSAIAGPGALVLRSKHLPVASNHSHIGEFEVSAGECLDLELTWYPSHRPVPPPQDLDAALKRTSAYWQEWGHRRLESSGYEQAVRRSLLVLRALTHEDTGGIVAAPTTSLPEEAGGERNWDYRYCWLRDAALTLVAMMTHGYQEEALQWRSWLLRAVAGDPEDLQILYAVDGGRELPEQVLPQFPGYGGAAPVRLGNGAVGQYQADVVGHVMVALARLRDRGVPEDHFSWPLQRALLNYLEKHLEEPDHGIWEMRGEPRHFTHSRVMMWAAFDRAADAAREHGLEGPVEVWEGLRDGLRREILERGFDRELNSFTQYYGGTGVDASLLQLPQVGFIGYNDERMLGTVAQLEKQLRHPSGLLLRYATETGEDGLPAGENPFLACSFWLVEQYAYTGRLPEARRLMDQLVGYSNELGLLSEEYDASNGHMAGNFPQAFSHLALVRAADALAGAEARPPSG encoded by the coding sequence CTGCCCTGCCCCATCGAGGACTACGCGCTTGTCTCCGATTTGCACACCGGCGCACTGATCTCGCGTACCGGCAGCATGGACTGGCTGTGCCTGCCCCGGTTCGATTCGCCGTCCGTTTTCGGTGCGCTGCTGGGTACCAGCGAACACGGCCGCTGGCTGCTTGCCCCCAGCGATCCGGCGGCCACCGTGACGCACCGCGGCTACCTCGAGTCCACCTTCGTGCTGCGCACGCACTGGCAGGCACCCGGCGGGGCGGTGCGGGTTACCGACTACATGCCGGTGGGGGACCGGCGGGCTTCACTGGTACGCCGAATCGAAGGCATCAGCGGCACGGTTGCCATGCGGCAGGAGCTGAAAATCCGTTTCGGCTACGGAACCGTGATGCCCTGGGTCTTCCGCGGTACAGACAGCGGCGGGGAACATCTCTCAGCCATCGCCGGTCCCGGTGCATTGGTGCTGCGGAGCAAGCACCTGCCCGTGGCCAGCAACCACAGCCACATCGGAGAATTCGAGGTCTCCGCGGGCGAGTGCCTGGACCTGGAACTGACCTGGTACCCCTCGCACCGGCCGGTTCCGCCGCCGCAGGACCTGGACGCGGCGTTGAAGCGCACATCGGCTTACTGGCAGGAGTGGGGGCACCGGCGTCTGGAATCCAGCGGCTACGAGCAGGCGGTCCGCCGCTCACTGCTGGTGCTGCGGGCCCTGACGCATGAGGACACCGGCGGCATTGTTGCAGCCCCCACCACCTCACTGCCTGAAGAAGCAGGCGGCGAACGCAACTGGGACTACCGCTACTGCTGGCTCCGCGATGCCGCCCTGACCCTGGTGGCCATGATGACGCACGGTTATCAGGAAGAGGCGCTGCAGTGGCGCAGCTGGCTGCTGCGCGCAGTGGCGGGAGATCCCGAGGACCTGCAGATTCTCTATGCGGTGGACGGCGGCCGGGAATTGCCCGAACAGGTCCTTCCGCAGTTCCCCGGCTACGGGGGTGCGGCGCCGGTGCGGCTGGGCAATGGTGCCGTGGGACAGTACCAGGCGGACGTGGTGGGCCACGTTATGGTGGCGCTGGCCCGGCTGCGGGACCGGGGGGTGCCCGAGGACCACTTCTCCTGGCCCCTGCAGCGCGCGCTGCTGAACTACCTCGAAAAACATTTGGAGGAACCGGACCATGGGATCTGGGAGATGCGGGGGGAGCCCCGGCACTTCACGCACTCGCGGGTGATGATGTGGGCGGCGTTTGACCGGGCAGCGGATGCGGCCAGGGAACACGGGCTCGAGGGCCCGGTGGAAGTGTGGGAGGGGCTGCGGGACGGACTGCGGCGCGAAATCCTGGAACGCGGCTTCGACCGGGAGCTGAACTCCTTCACCCAGTACTACGGCGGCACCGGGGTGGATGCCTCCCTGCTGCAGCTGCCGCAGGTAGGTTTCATCGGCTACAACGACGAGCGGATGCTGGGCACGGTGGCGCAGTTGGAGAAGCAGCTGCGCCACCCCTCGGGCCTGCTGCTGCGCTATGCCACCGAAACCGGTGAGGACGGGCTGCCCGCCGGGGAGAACCCGTTCCTGGCCTGCAGCTTCTGGCTGGTGGAGCAGTACGCGTACACCGGGCGGCTGCCGGAAGCCCGCCGGCTGATGGACCAGCTGGTGGGATACTCCAATGAACTGGGACTGCTCAGCGAAGAATATGATGCATCCAACGGACATATGGCAGGGAACTTCCCGCAGGCGTTTTCGCACCTGGCCCTGGTCCGGGCCGCGGACGCGCTGGCCGGCGCTGAGGCGCGGCCGCCGTCCGGGTAA